In the genome of Pusillimonas sp. T7-7, the window TCCAGAGCAAATAATGCTTACTGAATCGGGAACGCAGGCTATCGACCTGATATGCCGCTTCCTTCTGGAGCCAGGCGATACTGTGCTGGTCGACGACCCTTGTTATTTTAACTTCCATGCTTTGCTCAAGGCGCATCGAGTGCGGGCTGTGGGTGTGCCCTACACACCAAACGGGCCGGATATAGAAGCATTCGAAAGCGCTATACGGGAGCATTCTCCAAGGTTGTATATCACCAACTCAGGCATACACAACCCCACGGGGGCGGTGCTTTCCCCCGTTATTGCGCATCGGCTGCTGAAACTTGCCGACACGGCAGACCTTGTGATCGTCGAAGACGATATATTTGCCGATTTCGAGATCAACCCTGCGCCCAGGCTTGCCGCTTTCGACGGCCTCTCACGGGTAATCCAGATCAGCAGTTTTTCGAAGACGATCTCGGCTTCTTTGCGTTGTGGCTATATAGCCGCACGCGCCGACTGGATCGAAGGCCTGATCGATTTGAAGATCGCAACCAGTTTTGGCGGTGGGCGGCTGGCCGCCGATATTGTCCTGACGGCATTGACCGACAGCGGATACCGCAAGCATATGGAGGGGGTGCGGCTTAGGCTGGCCGAAGCCATGGAAAAGGTTCTGCCCCGGCTCGAAGCGATCGGCGTGCGGCCTTGGTTTGTTCCTCGGGCCGGCATGTTTCTTTGGTGTCGATTGCCCAAGGGAACGGATGCGGGGACTATCGCCCGATCATGTCTGAAAGACAAGGTGGTGCTGGCGCCAGGCAATGCTTTTAGCCAATCATTAAGCGCAAACGACTTTTTGCGCTTTAATGTCGCACAATCCACGGACGATAAAGTATTCGCTGTTTTAAAACGGGCGCTGTCCGAACACATGTAATGCAGCGTTGTTGACACTAAACCCTTGTGGCGCCTGCCGGACAACATTGTTAACTGATGTATTTCAACGTACTTCTTTCACAAAGGAAGTGCAAAATATCCTAAACAGGAGCTGCCATGTCATTTGAAGGAAGCTGTCATTGTGCTGCGGTCAAGTTCGAGGTCCAGGCCCCGGTCCCAACAACAGCCATCAGTTGCAATTGTTC includes:
- a CDS encoding PLP-dependent aminotransferase family protein — protein: MKRNNTRIGAVMAEIQSRISSRTYLPGTRLPSVRAQARSMRLSVSTVVEAYERLAAEGLITPRPGSGFYVTGPVAPLALAEIGPKLDREVDPLWVSRQSLETDATVLKPGCGWLPAALMYESGMRRALRALARADTIALTEYATPLGHPALRQFLVRRMATTGVEASPEQIMLTESGTQAIDLICRFLLEPGDTVLVDDPCYFNFHALLKAHRVRAVGVPYTPNGPDIEAFESAIREHSPRLYITNSGIHNPTGAVLSPVIAHRLLKLADTADLVIVEDDIFADFEINPAPRLAAFDGLSRVIQISSFSKTISASLRCGYIAARADWIEGLIDLKIATSFGGGRLAADIVLTALTDSGYRKHMEGVRLRLAEAMEKVLPRLEAIGVRPWFVPRAGMFLWCRLPKGTDAGTIARSCLKDKVVLAPGNAFSQSLSANDFLRFNVAQSTDDKVFAVLKRALSEHM